In Streptomyces capitiformicae, one genomic interval encodes:
- a CDS encoding ABC transporter substrate-binding protein — MRARTLPHTRLRSGGGTRIARSTRKTVVIAAVAALGAGLLAGCADDGKDEEGGSSDGGAGGKTKITLGLFGSFGFEEAGLYAEYEKLNPNIDIDQTVVERNENYYPPLVNHLTTNSGLQDIQGIEVGNIAEVVQKYSDKFVDLSKYGKESDYLPWKWEQGTAENGQTIGLGTDVGPMAICYRKDLFAAAGLPTDREEVGKLWTGDWAKLVDVGKDYKAKGPKGTTFMDSPGGLFNAIVGSEEERFYNASGEVIYKTNPAVKRAFDLTAEAAEAGLIGNQTQFQPAWDTTIANSKFAAMACPPWMLGYIEGKSKPENAGKWDVAAPPKAANWGGSFLSVPKSGKNTEEAAKLAAWLTAPEQQAKLFSKRGSFPTAQAAYDLPLVKDAKNKMTGDAPIGQIYAPLAAELPVQVVGPKDQIIQQGLTDNGVILVTQGKSPEEAWTNATKTIDNNLEH, encoded by the coding sequence ATGCGAGCACGTACCCTCCCCCACACTCGGCTGCGGTCGGGCGGGGGCACCCGTATCGCCCGCAGTACGCGAAAGACGGTGGTCATCGCGGCCGTCGCCGCGCTGGGCGCCGGGCTGCTGGCCGGCTGTGCCGATGACGGCAAGGACGAGGAAGGCGGCTCGTCGGACGGCGGCGCCGGCGGCAAGACCAAGATCACCCTGGGGCTCTTCGGCAGCTTCGGCTTCGAGGAGGCCGGGCTGTACGCCGAGTACGAGAAGCTGAACCCGAACATCGACATCGACCAGACCGTGGTCGAGCGGAACGAGAACTACTACCCGCCACTGGTCAACCATCTCACCACCAACAGCGGCCTCCAGGACATCCAGGGCATCGAAGTCGGCAACATCGCCGAAGTGGTGCAGAAGTACAGCGACAAGTTCGTCGACCTGTCCAAGTACGGCAAGGAGAGCGACTACCTGCCCTGGAAGTGGGAGCAGGGGACCGCGGAGAACGGCCAGACGATCGGACTCGGCACCGACGTCGGACCGATGGCCATCTGCTACCGCAAGGACCTCTTCGCGGCGGCCGGTCTGCCCACCGACCGCGAGGAGGTCGGCAAGCTGTGGACGGGCGACTGGGCGAAGCTCGTCGATGTCGGCAAGGACTACAAGGCGAAGGGCCCCAAGGGCACCACCTTCATGGACTCCCCCGGCGGCCTGTTCAACGCCATCGTCGGCAGTGAGGAGGAGCGGTTCTACAACGCCTCCGGCGAGGTCATCTACAAGACGAACCCGGCCGTCAAGAGGGCGTTCGACCTGACCGCCGAGGCCGCCGAGGCCGGCCTGATCGGCAACCAGACGCAGTTCCAGCCGGCCTGGGACACCACGATCGCCAACAGCAAGTTCGCCGCGATGGCCTGCCCGCCGTGGATGCTCGGCTACATCGAGGGCAAGTCGAAGCCGGAGAACGCCGGCAAGTGGGACGTTGCCGCGCCGCCGAAGGCCGCCAACTGGGGCGGCTCCTTCCTCAGCGTGCCGAAGTCGGGCAAGAACACCGAGGAGGCCGCGAAGCTGGCCGCCTGGCTGACCGCGCCCGAGCAGCAGGCCAAGCTCTTCTCCAAGCGCGGCAGCTTCCCGACCGCGCAGGCCGCGTACGATCTGCCGCTGGTGAAGGACGCGAAGAACAAGATGACCGGTGACGCCCCGATCGGCCAGATCTACGCGCCGCTGGCCGCCGAGCTCCCGGTGCAGGTGGTCGGCCCGAAGGACCAGATCATCCAGCAGGGCCTGACCGACAACGGCGTCATCCTGGTGACGCAGGGCAAGTCTCCCGAGGAGGCTTGGACCAACGCCACCAAGACCATCGACAACAACCTGGAGCATTGA
- a CDS encoding carbohydrate ABC transporter permease, translating into MTGTAPTHDTAAAPPAKEGGAAPARPPVESPETLRKRARLSRRWQRDVRWSPYAFVSPFFMLFIAFGMFPLIYTAWASLHTVELTAPTDMEWAGLRNYTRIFDDEFYWNAARNTFTIGIISTVPQLMMALGIAHLLNYKLRASNFFRVVMLAPYATSIAAATLVFVLLFGRDYGMINWFLGLFGVDNIDWQNDKWYAQIAVSSIVIWRWTGYNALIYLAAMQAIPQDLYESAALDGASRWKQFLHVTLPSLRPTILFTVVVSTIGASQLFAEPLMFDANKGASGGPQHQFQTLGLYMYEQGWVNQHLGRASAIAWTMFLILIVIGIINYVISRRLRASS; encoded by the coding sequence GTGACCGGAACGGCACCCACGCACGACACCGCCGCCGCGCCCCCCGCCAAGGAGGGGGGCGCGGCCCCGGCCCGTCCGCCCGTCGAGTCACCTGAGACGCTCCGCAAGCGCGCCCGGCTGTCCCGCCGCTGGCAGCGGGACGTGCGCTGGAGCCCGTACGCCTTCGTCTCGCCGTTCTTCATGCTCTTCATCGCGTTCGGCATGTTCCCGCTGATCTACACGGCGTGGGCCTCGCTGCACACGGTGGAGCTGACCGCGCCCACCGACATGGAGTGGGCGGGGCTGCGCAACTACACCCGGATCTTCGACGACGAGTTCTACTGGAACGCGGCGAGGAACACCTTCACCATCGGGATCATCTCGACCGTCCCGCAGTTGATGATGGCGCTGGGCATCGCGCACCTCCTCAACTACAAGCTGCGCGCCTCGAACTTCTTCCGGGTCGTGATGCTCGCGCCGTACGCCACGTCGATCGCCGCGGCGACCCTCGTCTTCGTGCTGCTCTTCGGCCGCGACTACGGCATGATCAACTGGTTCCTGGGCCTGTTCGGCGTCGACAACATCGACTGGCAGAACGACAAGTGGTACGCGCAGATCGCCGTCTCGTCCATCGTCATCTGGCGCTGGACCGGCTACAACGCGCTGATCTACCTGGCCGCGATGCAGGCGATCCCGCAGGACCTGTACGAGTCGGCGGCCCTCGACGGCGCCAGCCGCTGGAAGCAGTTCCTCCATGTGACGCTGCCGTCGCTGCGCCCGACGATCCTGTTCACCGTCGTCGTGTCGACCATCGGCGCCTCGCAGCTCTTCGCCGAGCCGCTGATGTTCGACGCCAACAAGGGTGCCTCCGGCGGACCGCAGCACCAGTTCCAGACACTCGGCCTGTACATGTACGAGCAGGGCTGGGTGAACCAGCACCTGGGCCGCGCCTCCGCCATCGCCTGGACGATGTTCCTGATCCTCATCGTGATCGGGATCATCAACTACGTCATCTCGCGCCGGCTGCGCGCCAGTAGTTAG